A section of the Mycobacteriales bacterium genome encodes:
- a CDS encoding radical SAM protein, with amino-acid sequence MALLLSDRFREHLATSGWNEHAIVAAGLKIEALAEGLSLTTAGARHLNAHKATGSATEPVRTRSGVSGGLDLALGDDIYLNAPVVEHYALSSKVVLDAREGGLVLSSGDYECAVSPVARPSYYGSLDPMGRNAERIAQMCSADRLCYSLTGPTCSFWNENDRCQYCSIGQNAEADAPQRVIDELLLVMALAVTDDTRPARHLLLGGGTPTGDDMGAKRSLQIIKAIRESENTAIASIPIYVMIAAPLENHWIDELFEAGVDELGMNLEFWSTAAWEHYIPGKNRRIGRDRYLEALSHAGRVFGPIRARSILVAGLEPLTETAIAVKELAERGVMPIISPFRPLNGTMLAHRRGSAGHEYQDLFVEAEEITRQFDLPLGPTCAPCTNNVLALLGPR; translated from the coding sequence GTGGCGCTCCTCCTCTCAGATCGCTTCCGGGAGCACTTAGCGACTTCCGGATGGAACGAACACGCGATCGTCGCGGCGGGGCTGAAGATCGAGGCGTTGGCTGAAGGACTCAGCCTCACTACAGCGGGGGCCCGGCACCTCAACGCGCACAAGGCGACTGGGTCGGCCACCGAACCGGTGCGGACACGCTCCGGGGTTTCCGGGGGTCTCGACCTTGCGCTAGGTGATGACATCTATCTCAACGCGCCGGTCGTGGAGCACTACGCACTTAGCTCGAAGGTTGTGCTCGATGCACGCGAAGGCGGGCTCGTCCTGAGCAGTGGCGACTACGAGTGCGCTGTCAGTCCGGTCGCTCGCCCCAGCTACTACGGCTCCTTGGACCCTATGGGCCGCAACGCGGAGCGCATCGCACAAATGTGCTCCGCCGACCGTCTGTGCTACAGCTTGACCGGGCCGACATGTTCGTTCTGGAACGAGAATGACCGATGCCAGTACTGCTCCATTGGCCAGAACGCAGAGGCCGACGCCCCCCAGCGTGTGATCGACGAGCTCTTGCTAGTCATGGCGCTCGCCGTCACGGACGACACCAGACCGGCACGCCACCTGCTTCTGGGCGGAGGCACGCCCACCGGTGACGACATGGGCGCCAAGCGCAGTTTGCAGATCATCAAGGCGATCCGAGAGTCGGAGAACACTGCCATTGCGAGCATCCCGATCTACGTGATGATCGCCGCTCCGCTCGAGAATCACTGGATCGATGAACTCTTCGAAGCCGGCGTGGATGAACTCGGAATGAACCTAGAATTCTGGAGCACCGCTGCTTGGGAGCACTATATCCCTGGCAAAAATCGGAGAATCGGGCGCGACCGATATCTGGAGGCGCTGTCCCACGCAGGGCGTGTCTTCGGTCCGATTCGTGCACGCTCGATCCTGGTCGCGGGGCTTGAGCCGCTCACAGAGACCGCCATCGCCGTGAAAGAACTGGCAGAGCGGGGGGTAATGCCCATCATCTCGCCGTTCCGGCCACTCAACGGAACGATGCTCGCGCACCGTCGAGGTTCTGCTGGCCACGAGTACCAAGACCTGTTTGTCGAGGCCGAAGAGATCACGCGACAGTTCGACCTTCCGCTCGGACCTACATGCGCTCCATGTACGAATAACGTCCTGGCGCTCCTCGGGCCGCGGTGA
- a CDS encoding aldo/keto reductase — protein sequence MKYRKLGNSDITVSEIGIGTWEFSGDVWGPTDDDTSKRAILAGVDEGANFIDSAAGYGGGHVEELLGAMFASGALTRSDVVISTKVKPQNGVFAPAAEVSIDDAYSPEWIRGQVEDSLKRLQTDYVDLLFIHTWSKAWDSREEWSECLQDLKKEGLVRAVGISVPDEGAADANTHIEAGRVDVIQAVFSAFQQEPEYTLLPLAAKHGVGVIARSPYSSGAIVQPWTADKKFEEGDWRASWPLSVKPGWLEDQASMSALVQDAFGRHGVEFTTGALGYVLEHSAVSSTIPGSANPDHVRINMRVSDAPAVPAALSAELKQLWLERKLHGTYNGSI from the coding sequence GTGAAATACAGGAAGCTCGGTAACAGCGATATCACTGTCTCCGAAATCGGAATCGGCACCTGGGAGTTCAGCGGAGATGTCTGGGGACCCACCGACGATGACACCTCCAAGAGAGCCATTCTGGCTGGCGTCGACGAAGGCGCCAACTTCATCGACAGCGCGGCCGGCTACGGAGGCGGCCACGTGGAGGAGCTCCTTGGCGCCATGTTCGCCAGTGGAGCGCTCACCCGTTCTGACGTGGTCATCTCGACCAAGGTAAAGCCCCAGAACGGTGTTTTCGCACCTGCTGCCGAGGTCTCGATCGACGACGCGTACTCGCCCGAGTGGATCCGCGGCCAGGTCGAGGACAGCCTGAAGCGACTCCAGACCGACTACGTCGATCTGCTGTTCATTCACACTTGGAGCAAGGCCTGGGACTCGCGCGAGGAGTGGTCCGAGTGCCTGCAGGACCTCAAAAAGGAGGGTCTGGTGCGCGCCGTCGGGATCTCGGTCCCCGACGAGGGAGCCGCGGACGCGAACACGCACATCGAAGCCGGCAGGGTCGACGTGATCCAGGCAGTGTTCAGCGCGTTCCAGCAAGAACCTGAGTACACGCTGCTCCCGCTTGCTGCCAAGCACGGGGTCGGCGTGATCGCGAGGAGCCCCTACAGCTCGGGCGCAATCGTTCAGCCTTGGACCGCCGACAAGAAGTTCGAAGAGGGCGATTGGCGCGCCTCCTGGCCACTCAGCGTCAAGCCCGGGTGGCTTGAGGACCAGGCAAGCATGAGTGCGCTAGTCCAAGACGCGTTCGGGCGGCACGGTGTCGAGTTCACGACCGGTGCCCTCGGGTACGTGCTGGAGCACAGTGCCGTGTCCTCGACCATCCCCGGGTCGGCCAACCCCGACCATGTGCGCATCAACATGCGCGTAAGCGATGCGCCCGCAGTTCCCGCGGCTCTGAGCGCCGAACTCAAGCAGCTCTGGCTGGAGCGCAAGCTGCACGGGACCTACAACGGGTCGATCTAG
- a CDS encoding class I SAM-dependent methyltransferase: MTDGTTTTTPARSVMSPFDKWQLLSKQWMNVQAPAAPSESDAANYVRLVGDGITGRVLILGCTPTLRRVLAERARELICADISPGMMLRSEHVLARAANETFVTADWLDLPLDDVSVDAVVGDKVFDNVPPSLWDEWLCGIARVMKPGACFATRISPRGRQALKAPPSTPYEVLVRRWADLVTAKMADLEEACSGFWEDCLASSTATHSAQVGDQRISRILPRTKRACLAPFEVDTVERALVELVLDRYWSARDATWTAYSLEGVISASAPWFAVSAMLLAHDYSESQRQPTLGLERRRF, encoded by the coding sequence ATGACCGACGGGACAACAACGACGACGCCAGCAAGGTCGGTGATGTCGCCCTTCGACAAGTGGCAGCTCCTCTCGAAGCAGTGGATGAACGTTCAGGCGCCTGCAGCGCCGAGTGAATCCGATGCGGCGAACTATGTGCGGTTGGTGGGAGATGGAATTACGGGCCGGGTCCTCATTCTCGGCTGCACTCCCACCCTTCGCCGGGTGTTGGCCGAACGCGCACGCGAGCTGATCTGCGCTGACATCTCGCCCGGCATGATGCTTCGCTCCGAACACGTGTTGGCTCGCGCCGCCAACGAGACTTTCGTCACGGCCGACTGGCTTGACCTGCCCCTGGATGATGTCTCAGTCGACGCCGTTGTTGGCGACAAGGTATTCGATAACGTCCCCCCGAGCCTCTGGGACGAATGGCTATGCGGCATCGCACGTGTCATGAAGCCCGGGGCGTGCTTCGCAACCCGAATTTCGCCCAGAGGGCGACAGGCGCTCAAGGCTCCTCCGTCGACACCGTACGAGGTCCTGGTGCGGCGGTGGGCAGACCTCGTCACAGCCAAGATGGCTGACCTGGAGGAAGCGTGCAGCGGCTTCTGGGAAGACTGCTTGGCTTCGAGTACCGCTACGCATTCTGCCCAGGTAGGGGACCAACGGATATCTCGGATCCTTCCGCGCACCAAGCGAGCATGCCTGGCCCCCTTCGAGGTCGACACCGTCGAACGCGCACTTGTCGAGCTGGTGCTGGACCGCTACTGGTCCGCGCGGGACGCGACGTGGACCGCCTACAGCCTCGAAGGCGTGATCAGCGCAAGTGCACCCTGGTTCGCCGTCTCGGCCATGTTGCTCGCCCACGACTACTCAGAATCCCAACGCCAGCCGACCCTCGGCCTGGAACGACGGCGCTTCTAG
- a CDS encoding alpha/beta hydrolase, with protein sequence MSMKTRDSSRRALILPGTDGYPGENWFPWLAKCLRDDGYSVDVPELPVEPNHSLENWFAAFDEQCSTEDTNYRLCVSHSLGTAFALRLVERQRASFDRLISVAGCIGKVDIDRFDTINRSFVADPFQWELLRREIPSRVVLYSDNDPYISIPHSTSIADGLGVRAISIGAAGHVNAAAGYVSLPVLLPFLPDSEVDE encoded by the coding sequence ATGAGCATGAAGACCAGAGATTCGTCGCGGCGGGCATTGATCCTTCCTGGAACTGATGGCTACCCCGGGGAGAACTGGTTCCCGTGGCTTGCCAAGTGCCTCCGCGACGATGGCTACTCGGTGGATGTCCCAGAACTGCCAGTCGAGCCGAACCACTCGTTGGAGAACTGGTTCGCCGCCTTCGACGAGCAGTGCTCCACTGAGGACACCAACTACCGGCTGTGCGTGAGCCACAGCCTCGGAACTGCCTTCGCTCTACGCCTAGTCGAGCGCCAGCGCGCATCATTCGACCGTCTAATCTCAGTCGCGGGCTGCATCGGCAAAGTCGACATCGATCGCTTCGACACGATCAACAGGTCGTTCGTGGCGGATCCGTTCCAATGGGAGCTACTGCGCCGCGAAATCCCCTCTCGGGTAGTTCTGTACAGCGACAACGACCCGTACATCTCGATCCCTCACAGCACGTCGATCGCTGACGGCCTAGGCGTGCGTGCCATCTCCATCGGTGCAGCAGGTCACGTGAACGCCGCCGCCGGCTACGTGTCGCTCCCCGTCTTGCTGCCGTTCCTGCCCGACAGTGAGGTCGACGAATGA